The Camelina sativa cultivar DH55 chromosome 14, Cs, whole genome shotgun sequence genome includes a window with the following:
- the LOC104742938 gene encoding protein Brevis radix-like 3 — protein MLTCIACTKQLNTNNGGSTQQEDGVIGTPRTKQAIKSLTSQLKDMAVKASGAYKNCKPCSGTSNRNQNRNYADSDAASDSGRFHYAYQRAGTASSTPKIWGKDMESRLKGLSSEEGTPTSMSGRTESIVFMEEDEVKEWVAQVEPGVLITFVSLPQGGNDLKRIRFSREMFNKWQAQRWWAENFEKVMELYNVQQFNQQSVPLPTPPVSEDEGSQIQSAKDSPVTPPLDRERPRSNIPGSSGIASTPKLSSISGTKTETSSIDGSARSSSVDRSEEVSVSNASDMESEWVEQDEPGIYITIRALPDGNRELRRVRFSRDKFGETHARLWWEQNRARIQQQYL, from the exons atgcTGACGTGTATAGCGTGCACGAAGCAGCTCAACACCAACAATGGCGGATCTactcaacaagaagatggaGTTATTGGGACCCCTAGGACTAAGCAAGCGATTAAATCACTGACGTCACAG CTAAAAGACATGGCAGTAAAGGCTTCAGGGGCGTACAAAAACTGCAAACCGTGTTCCGGGACATCAAACCGGAATCAGAACCGAAACTATGCTGATTCAGATGCTGCTTCGGATTCTGGAAGATTCCATTATGCATACCAGAGAGCTGGGACGGCTAGCTCGACTCCAAAGATTTGGGGGAAGGATATGGAGTCCAGGTTAAAAGGGCTTTCTAGTGAAGAAGGTACACCTACGTCCATGAGTGGCCGAACAGAATCCATAGTGTTCATGGAGGAGGACGAGGTCAAGGAATGGGTTGCGCAAGTGGAGCCTGGTGTTCTCATCACATTTGTGTCATTGCCTCAGGGAGGGAATGATCTAAAGAGGATTCGGTTCAG TCGTGAGATGTTCAATAAATGGCAAGCTCAAAGATGGTGGGCAGAGAATTTCGAGAAGGTCATGGAGTTGTACAATGTGCAGCAGTTCAATCAGCAGAGTGTGCCACTTCCAACTCCTCCTGTATCCGAAGATGAG GGCTCGCAGATCCAGTCCGCAAAGGACAGTCCTGTAACTCCACCCCTGGACAGAGAGCGACCTCGCAGCAATATTCCAGGCTCTTCTGGTATTGCTTCAACACCAAAGCTCTCTAGCATCAGTGGAACCAAGACTGAAACATCATCAATTGATGGTTCTGCTAGAAGTAGCTCAGTAGATCGATCAGAGGAGGTCTCAGTGAGTAACGCAAGCGACATGGAAAGTGAATGGGTAGAACAAGATGAGCCTGGTATCTACATTACTATCAGAGCTTTACCAGATGGTAATCGCGAACTTAGACGCGTTCGATTCAg CCGAGACAAGTTTGGGGAAACACATGCGAGGTTATGGTGGGAACAGAACAGAGCTAGGATACAACAGCAATACCTGTGA
- the LOC104744160 gene encoding uncharacterized protein LOC104744160, translated as MLVSEAVLDNEFVMARVSLEFPNGANGEPLVTIGQEMLDAMHGLWKQCMIVKVFGKHIRLSVLSRRLREMWKPKGAMYVMDLPRQFFMVRFEQEDEYLAALIGGPWRAFGSYLMVQAWSPDFDPLKDEIVTTPVWLRLSNIPISFYHQSILMSFARGLGKPIKVDLTMLKFERGRFARICVEVDLRNPLKGTILVNGKRYFVSYKGLSNICSGCGLYGHMVHACPLRVQDQPVALATPAVEMAVSEPVQRDDGFTEVRRGGRKS; from the coding sequence ATGTTAGTTTCGGAGGCTGTTTTAGATAATGAGTTTGTTATGGCGCGAGTGAGTTTGGAGTTTCCGAACGGGGCGAATGGGGAACCATTGGTCACAATAGGACAGGAAATGTTGGATGCTATGCATGGTCTTTGGAAACAGTGTATGATTGTTAAGGTTTTTGGCAAGCATATTAGACTCTCGGTTCTGAGTAGGAGACTTCGGGAAATGTGGAAGCCGAAAGGGGCCATGTATGTTATGGATCTGCCACGACAATTCTTTATGGTTCGTTTTGAACAAGAGGATGAGTATTTGGCAGCTTTAATTGGTGGTCCATGGAGAGCGTTTGGTAGTTATTTGATGGTACAAGCTTGGTCTCCGGATTTTGATCCTTTGAAGGATGAGATCGTTACGACACCGGTGTGGTTACGTTTATCTAATATACCGATCAGTTTCTACCACCAGTCGATTCTGATGAGTTTTGCTCGTGGTCTAGGTAAACCAATTAAGGTGGATCTAACGATGTTGAAGTTTGAAAGGGGTCGTTTTGCTCGGATATGTGTGGAGGTCGACTTGAGGAATCCTTTGAAAGGCACGATTTTGGTGAATGGAAAGCGTTATTTTGTGTCCTATAAGGGTCTGTCGAATATATGCTCTGGTTGTGGTCTGTATGGTCATATGGTTCATGCTTGTCCATTGCGGGTTCAGGACCAACCTGTTGCGCTAGCTACTCCGGCTGTTGAGATGGCGGTGTCGGAGCCAGTGCAAAGAGATGATGGGTTTACGGAGGTCAGACGCGGGGGGAGGAAGTCATGA
- the LOC104742940 gene encoding protein BIG GRAIN 1-like B, which yields MDPWEPLAHHQHHRHLRNHRHPSFSSSLLDQIYRSIDDSSPNSSSSMRKTKHRNRDETTTARVSSSSNRRATSAADGFIRSRNLKKNLEQEPVFFKLSSATTSTSSDSSGGFSSFESDSFYRRSKSSPAIHSSSHHPKPIRTTVVVEPNSTKKQEHGGSFLKTKSKALRIYTDLKKVKQPISPGGRLATFLNSIFTGAGNTKKLNKINTTTVNSAAAASSATTTCSSASSFSRSCLSKTPSSSEKSKRSVRFCPVNVIFDEDSSNSNKYSNNNKREYDESTRHHPHRNFDTLEIRVMEENRRVIEAAKDLLRTYQNSNKDVVKISGHDEEEDEEDEDDDALSCTSSDLFELDNLSAIGIDRYREELPVYETTRLNTNRIVSR from the coding sequence atgGATCCTTGGGAACCATTAGCCCACCACCAACACCACCGTCATCTCCGTAACCACCGTCAcccttctttctcctcttcactCCTCGACCAAATCTACCGTTCCATCGACGATTCTTCTCctaactcctcctcctccatgagAAAGACCAAGCATCGTAACCGCGACGAGACGACGACGGCTcgcgtttcttcttcttccaaccGCCGCGCAACCTCCGCCGCCGACGGTTTCATCAGATCCAGGAATCTTAAAAAGAACTTAGAACAAGAACCTgtcttcttcaagctctcctCTGCTACTACCTCAACCTCCTCCGATTCCAGCGGTGGTTTCTCTTCTTTCGAGTCTGATTCTTTCTACCGACGTTCTAAATCATCTCCGGCtattcattcttcttctcatcaccCCAAACCCATCCGAACCACCGTCGTCGTCGAACCTAACAGCactaaaaaacaagaacatgGAGGAAGCTTTctcaaaaccaaatccaaagCGTTGAGGATCTACACCGATCTCAAGAAAGTCAAACAACCCATTTCTCCCGGCGGTCGTCTCGCCACTTTTCTCAACTCCATTTTCACCGGCGCCGGTAACAccaaaaaacttaacaaaatcaaCACCACCACCGTCAACTCCGCTGCCGCGGCGTCGTCGGCCACCACTACGTGTTCCTCCGCGTCGTCCTTCTCCAGATCTTGCTTGAGTAAAACGCCGTCGTCAAGCGAGAAATCGAAACGATCCGTTAGGTTTTGTCCCGTCAACGTCATCTTCGACGAAGACTCCTCCAACTCCAACAAgtacagcaacaacaacaaacgagAATATGATGAATCCACTCGCCATCATCCTCATCGAAACTTTGATACTCTAGAGATCCGAGTCATGGAAGAGAATCGTCGTGTGATCGAAGCAGCTAAGGATCTTCTCAGAACTTACCAGAATAGTAACAAAGACGTTGTCAAAATCTCCGGccacgacgaagaagaagatgaagaagacgaggatGATGATGCGTTGAGTTGTACGAGCTCTGATCTGTTCGAATTGGATAACTTATCGGCGATAGGAATCGATAGGTATCGAGAAGAGCTTCCGGTTTACGAAACAACTCGGTTAAACACGAATCGCATTGTTTCTAgatga